A part of Oculatellaceae cyanobacterium genomic DNA contains:
- a CDS encoding WG repeat-containing protein: MIVIVGKVAFFCLALIILSGAKPISDVDKFQPDYKNRLFLTANNNKQMQVALAERFYQGLAVIGFSDGINYKFGYLNQKGKIVIKPQFNGAGKFSEGLAPVGIGNKFGYINQTGATVIKPEFDEAESFSEGLGRIGIRARYGYVNKLGKIVIKPEFEYAKMFSENLAVVQIKGKMGYIDKTGKVAIQPQFNGAASFSEGLAAIEVKGKLGFIDKTGKIVIKPQFDEVAYFSEGLAVVKSNNKYGYIDKLGNVAIPLQFEQAEMKEDSYYQEPAAFSFSQGLASVKIDGKRAYINRNGLLVISTEFTRASNFVEGMAAIEIDGKIGYIDMTGKMVIPAKFDWAEPFSEGLAAVMVNSQWGYINQAGKYVISTNFNNYF, translated from the coding sequence ATGATTGTAATAGTAGGTAAAGTAGCATTTTTTTGTTTAGCTTTAATTATATTGTCTGGAGCAAAGCCAATATCTGATGTAGATAAATTTCAACCTGATTATAAAAATAGATTATTCTTAACAGCCAATAATAATAAACAAATGCAGGTTGCTTTAGCTGAAAGATTTTATCAAGGACTTGCCGTTATCGGCTTTAGCGATGGTATTAACTATAAGTTTGGTTATCTTAATCAAAAAGGCAAGATAGTCATAAAACCCCAATTTAATGGGGCTGGTAAGTTTTCTGAGGGTTTAGCGCCTGTAGGAATTGGTAATAAATTTGGATATATCAATCAAACTGGAGCTACAGTTATTAAGCCAGAATTTGATGAAGCTGAAAGTTTTTCTGAAGGTTTAGGGCGAATAGGCATTCGTGCTAGATATGGATATGTTAACAAATTAGGAAAAATAGTAATTAAGCCAGAATTTGAATATGCCAAAATGTTTTCCGAAAATCTAGCTGTTGTGCAGATTAAGGGTAAGATGGGCTACATTGACAAAACAGGTAAAGTAGCCATTCAGCCACAGTTTAATGGTGCTGCTAGTTTTTCCGAAGGTTTAGCTGCTATTGAAGTTAAGGGCAAACTTGGCTTCATAGACAAAACTGGCAAGATAGTCATTAAACCACAATTTGATGAAGTCGCTTATTTTTCGGAAGGACTGGCAGTAGTCAAAAGTAACAACAAGTATGGTTATATTGACAAACTCGGAAATGTAGCTATACCTCTACAGTTTGAACAAGCTGAGATGAAAGAAGATTCCTACTATCAAGAACCAGCAGCTTTCAGCTTTTCACAGGGTTTGGCATCAGTAAAAATTGATGGTAAACGCGCTTATATTAATAGAAATGGTTTATTAGTTATTTCCACTGAATTTACCCGTGCTTCAAACTTTGTTGAAGGAATGGCTGCTATAGAAATTGATGGCAAAATTGGGTATATTGACATGACAGGAAAAATGGTTATTCCTGCAAAATTTGATTGGGCTGAACCTTTTTCAGAAGGATTAGCTGCTGTCATGGTTAATAGTCAATGGGGCTATATTAATCAAGCAGGAAAATATGTAATTAGTACAAATTTTAATAACTATTTCTAA
- a CDS encoding glycoside hydrolase family 15 protein, which translates to MSKTASPLKTRLDDYYQQIKAIILNRQNPITGLLPASTAITAHGDYTDAWVRDNVYSILAVWGLGLAYRNLDNNHRRTYFLQQSVVKLMRGLLFCMMRQVHKVERFKETQSLLDALHAKYNTQTGDIVVGDDQWGHLQLDATSLFILMLAQMTESGLKIIYTYDEVNFVQNLVYYIGRTYRTPDYGLWERGNKINRGNPELNASSVGMALAALEAINGLDLFGVYGSQHSVIHVLPDEIARTRITLESLLPRESSSKETDAALLSVIGFPAFAVNNSQLIERTRKKIIDKLQGRYGCKRFLRDGHQTVLEDHHRLHYEPGELQQFEHIECEWPLFFTYLLLNGLFQGNTQQVKQYQESLESLLVERDGLRLLPEVYYVPAESVEAERLSPQSQKRLPNQNVPLVWAQSLYFLGQMLSEGLVAVGDIDPLGRHLNIGNYQLPVVQIALLAESEELRNQLATYGIATQTLAQIQPIQVRTANELADIYAQIGSNSKLGLTGRPRRRLRSLTTSKIFRIQGETIVFLPSFADTQQFYLNFDYHFLTAQIKSELAYIQSNWTSLGRPTLSLLITQTMFDTGSEALLELIKELQRGECNGVAVRLGRLHQLMLTASIESIDFLESFEFADSPVEEAAHSQEYLAYNPDKNQPLSPTEELTIECLCNLELLLQRLRISDNIYEQIELLQAIQRLQGLDFDTGLGDSDRTVKVVDLINEVYLKAGTPNQVKISSFVDQWEEAQSKIDWGVVRRAAGLLNKVDLNLLDAVTEILIRQKEIMVGKSYSEASLITRPIPETEILEKISTFCREDIRDRVLTQEILLYLGLLIKSEPQLFKGLLTLRVGYLILLITSELASELQLTQDEAYERLMQLSPSEIKNCLRQALADYNDLHQVVFQQEALRVNQQLEDIEWLVIAETNGSEPPVGGWLRKRQRDGAFNRVPTDFYPSIWRLLTHCKGLVIGDKLERRNRLESHLILPEMTPGEKNFALLVEHLLNKIPTAETRQVNIEALMALAALGDRNPKLQIEDYIVLDVVIGHAVRLAWLDPFLKDIFASGVKPDTDPAASYDQHKITAWRTFYDNSPFVCASYIIRSLQFLTELGMS; encoded by the coding sequence ATGTCAAAAACTGCTTCCCCACTTAAAACCCGCTTAGATGATTACTATCAGCAAATCAAAGCTATTATTCTCAACCGTCAAAATCCCATAACAGGTTTGCTACCAGCTTCTACGGCAATAACTGCTCATGGTGATTATACTGATGCTTGGGTACGGGATAATGTTTATAGCATTTTAGCTGTTTGGGGATTAGGGTTAGCTTACCGCAACTTAGACAATAACCACAGGCGCACATATTTTCTTCAACAAAGCGTAGTCAAGCTGATGCGTGGGTTGTTATTCTGTATGATGCGACAGGTGCATAAAGTTGAACGCTTCAAAGAAACTCAATCTTTACTTGATGCTTTGCACGCCAAATATAATACCCAAACTGGTGACATTGTAGTAGGTGATGACCAGTGGGGACACTTACAACTTGATGCCACATCATTATTTATCTTGATGCTGGCGCAAATGACTGAATCTGGGTTAAAAATTATCTATACATACGATGAAGTTAATTTTGTCCAAAATTTAGTTTATTACATTGGTCGAACTTATCGCACACCTGATTATGGACTGTGGGAAAGAGGCAATAAAATTAATCGTGGTAATCCAGAACTAAATGCTAGTTCCGTAGGTATGGCATTAGCTGCCTTAGAAGCAATTAATGGATTAGATTTATTTGGAGTGTATGGTAGTCAGCACTCAGTAATTCATGTTTTACCCGATGAAATTGCTCGTACACGTATTACTTTAGAATCTTTACTACCTAGAGAATCTAGCTCAAAGGAAACAGATGCCGCGCTTTTAAGTGTGATTGGTTTTCCAGCTTTTGCGGTTAATAATTCTCAACTAATTGAGCGTACACGAAAGAAAATCATTGATAAATTGCAAGGACGCTACGGTTGCAAACGTTTCTTGCGAGATGGACATCAAACTGTATTAGAAGACCATCATCGGTTACACTATGAACCTGGGGAATTGCAACAGTTTGAGCATATTGAGTGTGAGTGGCCTTTATTCTTCACATACCTATTATTAAATGGCTTGTTTCAAGGAAACACTCAGCAAGTTAAGCAATATCAAGAAAGTTTAGAGTCTTTGCTAGTTGAGCGAGACGGTTTACGCTTATTACCAGAAGTATATTATGTCCCTGCGGAATCTGTAGAAGCAGAAAGGTTATCTCCTCAAAGTCAAAAACGGCTTCCTAATCAAAATGTCCCGTTAGTGTGGGCGCAAAGTTTATATTTCCTCGGTCAAATGTTGAGTGAAGGATTAGTAGCTGTCGGGGATATTGATCCTTTAGGTCGTCATTTAAATATTGGAAATTATCAACTGCCTGTAGTTCAAATTGCCCTTTTAGCAGAATCAGAAGAGTTACGAAACCAATTAGCTACTTATGGCATTGCCACCCAAACTTTAGCGCAAATACAGCCAATTCAAGTACGCACTGCTAATGAGCTAGCAGATATTTATGCTCAGATTGGTAGCAATTCTAAACTAGGTTTAACAGGTCGTCCGCGTCGAAGGTTACGGAGTTTAACTACATCTAAAATATTTCGCATTCAGGGAGAAACTATAGTTTTCTTACCTTCTTTTGCAGATACACAACAATTTTACTTAAATTTTGATTACCACTTTTTAACGGCACAAATAAAAAGTGAACTTGCTTATATTCAGTCAAATTGGACTTCTTTAGGCAGACCAACTTTAAGTTTGTTGATTACACAAACAATGTTTGATACTGGTTCTGAGGCTTTGTTGGAACTGATTAAAGAGTTACAAAGAGGTGAGTGTAATGGTGTAGCCGTTAGATTAGGGCGTTTACATCAATTAATGTTAACAGCCAGCATAGAATCTATTGATTTTCTAGAAAGTTTTGAATTTGCAGATTCTCCAGTTGAGGAAGCTGCACATTCTCAGGAATACTTAGCTTACAATCCTGATAAAAATCAGCCTTTAAGCCCTACAGAAGAATTAACTATAGAATGCTTATGCAATTTAGAGTTGTTGTTACAGCGTTTACGCATTTCAGATAATATTTACGAACAAATTGAATTATTACAAGCAATCCAGCGTTTACAAGGATTGGATTTTGATACTGGTTTAGGTGATTCAGATCGTACTGTAAAAGTAGTTGATTTAATTAATGAAGTTTATCTCAAAGCTGGTACGCCTAACCAAGTTAAAATATCATCCTTTGTCGATCAATGGGAGGAAGCTCAATCTAAAATTGACTGGGGGGTGGTGCGTCGTGCGGCTGGTTTGTTGAATAAGGTTGATCTAAATTTATTAGATGCGGTGACAGAAATTTTGATCCGCCAAAAAGAAATTATGGTGGGTAAGTCTTACAGTGAAGCTTCGCTGATTACAAGACCTATTCCTGAGACGGAAATATTGGAGAAAATCAGCACTTTTTGTCGAGAAGATATCCGCGATCGCGTCCTCACTCAAGAAATTCTCCTATACTTAGGATTACTGATAAAATCTGAGCCACAACTCTTTAAAGGTTTACTGACTCTAAGAGTTGGCTATCTAATTTTATTAATTACCAGTGAACTAGCAAGCGAATTACAGTTAACGCAAGATGAAGCTTACGAACGATTGATGCAACTTAGCCCATCTGAAATTAAAAATTGTCTGCGTCAAGCTTTAGCTGATTATAATGATTTGCATCAAGTAGTCTTTCAACAAGAAGCTTTGCGCGTTAACCAGCAATTAGAAGATATTGAATGGTTAGTAATTGCAGAAACAAATGGATCAGAACCACCAGTAGGAGGTTGGTTAAGGAAGCGACAACGAGACGGCGCATTTAACCGTGTTCCCACTGACTTTTATCCGAGTATTTGGCGGTTACTGACACACTGTAAAGGATTGGTAATTGGGGATAAGTTAGAACGTCGCAACCGCTTAGAGAGTCATTTAATTTTACCAGAAATGACACCAGGAGAAAAGAACTTTGCCCTACTGGTGGAACATTTGTTAAATAAGATACCTACGGCTGAAACCAGACAAGTTAATATAGAGGCTTTGATGGCATTGGCTGCATTAGGCGATCGCAATCCGAAATTACAAATCGAAGATTATATTGTTCTAGATGTAGTAATTGGTCATGCTGTTAGATTAGCGTGGTTAGACCCATTTTTAAAAGACATTTTTGCTAGTGGAGTAAAACCTGATACTGATCCAGCAGCTAGTTACGATCAACACAAAATTACAGCATGGCGAACTTTTTATGATAATTCTCCCTTTGTCTGCGCTAGTTATATAATTCGGTCTCTACAATTTTTGACAGAGTTAGGAATGTCTTAA
- a CDS encoding YlqD family protein, whose protein sequence is MDSNFTLKRPVTIKAVVTPRWKEEAQQQLQAQINELDGQLQQLETQGQRAIAEIQKQSIQPPGPQVVQQIENIQMQVNQRKSELLDQKNQILQQLQQVQFLEMNQEVNQGQIDGLFSLKKGDNLINKLQVEILLRDGIVEEIRGDL, encoded by the coding sequence ATGGATTCAAATTTCACCCTCAAGCGTCCTGTTACGATCAAAGCCGTTGTTACTCCTCGTTGGAAAGAGGAAGCGCAACAACAACTGCAAGCACAAATTAATGAACTTGACGGTCAGTTGCAGCAGTTAGAAACTCAAGGACAACGGGCGATCGCAGAAATTCAAAAGCAAAGTATTCAGCCGCCTGGGCCACAAGTTGTCCAACAAATTGAGAATATTCAAATGCAGGTCAATCAAAGAAAAAGTGAACTGCTAGATCAGAAAAATCAAATTCTCCAACAATTGCAGCAAGTGCAGTTCCTAGAAATGAACCAGGAGGTTAACCAAGGTCAAATAGATGGGCTTTTCAGTCTTAAAAAGGGAGACAATTTAATTAACAAATTGCAAGTAGAAATTCTCCTACGTGATGGAATTGTCGAAGAAATTCGTGGCGATTTATAA
- a CDS encoding dihydrolipoamide acetyltransferase family protein, translating to MIHEVFMPALSSTMTEGKIVSWLKSPGDKVEKGETVVVVESDKADMDVESFYEGYLATIVVSAGEAAPVGAAIALVAETEAEIETAKQQASQNNQAASAATAQPEAQAAVAVVEATPVATQANGNGSRRNGRAVVSPRAKKLAKELKVDLNSLQGSGPHGRIVAEDVQAAANPGKQTAGTTATPGMVPVTPPVAPVPAPTPVAPAKPATAPVAPAAVAGQVVALNTLQNAVVRNMVASLQVPTYRVGYTITTDNLDKLYKQVKSKGVTMTALLVKAVAVTLQKHPLVNASYTEQGIQYHGAINIAVAVAMDDGGLITPVLQNADQMDIYSLSRAWKDLVDRSRSKQLQPQEYNSGTFTLSNLGMFGVDRFDAILPPGQGSILAIGAARPQVVATEDGLMGVRRQMQVNITCDHRIIYGAHAAAFLKDLAKLIETNVQSLTM from the coding sequence ATGATCCACGAAGTTTTCATGCCCGCGCTGAGTTCCACCATGACTGAAGGCAAGATTGTCTCCTGGCTCAAGTCCCCAGGCGACAAAGTGGAAAAAGGCGAAACCGTTGTGGTGGTCGAGTCGGACAAGGCAGATATGGATGTTGAGTCCTTTTATGAGGGCTATCTAGCTACAATCGTTGTATCTGCTGGTGAAGCTGCTCCTGTGGGCGCTGCGATCGCACTCGTTGCAGAAACCGAAGCAGAAATAGAAACCGCCAAGCAGCAAGCCTCTCAAAACAATCAAGCCGCAAGTGCTGCTACCGCACAACCCGAAGCACAAGCAGCAGTAGCGGTAGTTGAGGCTACCCCAGTAGCTACTCAAGCCAATGGCAATGGCAGCCGCAGAAATGGACGCGCCGTTGTTTCTCCTCGCGCCAAAAAATTAGCTAAAGAACTCAAAGTTGATCTCAACAGCTTGCAAGGTAGTGGCCCTCACGGGCGCATTGTTGCAGAAGATGTCCAAGCTGCTGCTAACCCAGGTAAACAAACCGCAGGTACAACTGCAACACCTGGAATGGTTCCTGTTACCCCACCTGTAGCACCAGTACCCGCACCTACACCAGTTGCACCAGCAAAACCAGCGACAGCACCAGTAGCGCCTGCTGCTGTCGCTGGTCAAGTAGTAGCATTAAACACGCTACAAAACGCCGTAGTGCGGAACATGGTTGCCAGCTTGCAAGTTCCTACTTACCGCGTTGGCTACACCATCACTACAGATAATCTAGATAAGCTTTACAAGCAAGTTAAATCTAAGGGTGTCACCATGACAGCACTGCTAGTTAAAGCTGTAGCAGTGACTTTACAAAAACATCCTTTAGTAAATGCCAGCTATACAGAGCAAGGTATCCAGTATCACGGTGCTATTAATATTGCTGTAGCAGTCGCAATGGATGATGGTGGACTAATTACCCCTGTACTGCAAAACGCAGATCAAATGGATATCTACTCCTTGTCTCGCGCTTGGAAAGATTTAGTAGATCGTTCCCGCAGCAAGCAGTTACAACCACAAGAGTATAATTCTGGCACGTTCACATTATCCAATCTAGGAATGTTTGGTGTTGATCGCTTTGATGCCATTCTTCCACCTGGACAAGGTTCTATTCTGGCTATTGGTGCAGCACGTCCTCAAGTCGTAGCAACAGAAGATGGATTGATGGGAGTACGCCGACAAATGCAGGTAAATATTACTTGCGATCACCGGATTATTTATGGCGCTCATGCGGCTGCATTCTTGAAAGATTTGGCGAAGTTAATTGAAACAAATGTTCAATCTTTGACGATGTAA